The Epinephelus lanceolatus isolate andai-2023 chromosome 1, ASM4190304v1, whole genome shotgun sequence genome has a window encoding:
- the LOC144463654 gene encoding uncharacterized protein LOC144463654 — protein sequence MLFQVTAPHSNPQALPAAPTSTSSFATTVASVRSEGSAIISKEDIEGLLLLGTTLSEVASVLRISRPTLYKLMREYNIRRTKFSNISDEELDVTISEIEAEHPHVGEVMLNGHLRARNILVQRRRLRDSVRRVDRAGVESRRTTTIQRRVYTVPFPNYIWHIDGNHKLIRWKLVVHCAMDGYSRMLTFLQCSSNNRAETVMDLFSTAISAHGRPFHIRTDHGGENVKICEHMREHRGENSVLTGSSVHNQRIERFNRDLNRNCCDVFAPIFYELESMEALDVDNESDLFCLHYVYIPRINQTLNEFKAAFNNHSVSSEQNRTPVQLFTLDRHLLLLNHPEAANEERTVDLASTSRADYSFSTLNQQDTQELVAAVNPLEHDGNKGKTLYYRVQEFVFHKIVNV from the coding sequence GAGGGGAGTGCCATAATTTCTAAGGAGGACATCGAAGGTTTGTTGCTGCTGGGAACAACACTTTCCGAAGTTGCTTCAGTCCTGCGGATCTCCAGACCAACATTATACAAGCTGATGCGGGAATACAACATAAGACGAACAAAATTTTCAAACATTTCTGATGAAGAACTGGATGTAACAATAAGTGAGATCGAGGCAGAACATCCTCATGTAGGAGAAGTTATGCTTAATGGACATTTGCGTGCAAGAAACATTCTAGTGCAGAGACGTCGTCTCAGAGACTCTGTAAGAAGGGTTGACAGAGCTGGCGTTGAGTccagaagaacaacaacaatacaaagACGAGTTTATACTGTGCCTTTTCCAAACTATATTTGGCACATAGATGGCAATCACAAACTCATTCGATGGAAATTAGTTGTACATTGTGCAATGGATGGTTACAGTAGGATGTTAACGTTTCTGCAGTGCTCTAGCAACAATCGAGCTGAAACTGTTATGGACCTCTTCAGTACAGCAATCAGTGCACATGGTCGGCCTTTTCACATCCGAACTGATCATGGAGGGGAGAATGTCAAGATCTGTGAACACATGAGAGAGCATAGAGGTGAAAACTCTGTGTTGACTGGAAGCTCTGTCCATAACCAGCGGATTGAACGCTTCAATCGAGACCTGAACAGGAACTGCTGTGATGTGTTTGCACCTATTTTCTATGAGCTGGAGTCAATGGAGGCCTTGGATGTAGACAATGAATCAGATTTATTTTGTCTTCATTATGTGTACATTCCCAGGATCAACCAAACTTTGAATGAGTTTAAAGCTGCATTCAACAATCATTCAGTTTCCTCTGAACAGAACAGAACCCCAGTTCAGCTTTTCACACTAGACAGACATCTTCTGTTACTTAACCATCCAGAAGCTGCAAATGAGGAAAGAACAGTCGACTTGGCATCAACATCTCGTGCAGACTACTCCTTTAGCACACTTAACCAGCAGGACACGCAGGAACTAGTTGCTGCAGTAAACCCTCTTGAACATGACGGTAACAAAGGAAAAACATTGTATTACAGAGTGCAGGAATTTGTATTCCACAAGATTGTAAATGTGTAA